One Cryobacterium psychrophilum DNA segment encodes these proteins:
- a CDS encoding 3-isopropylmalate dehydrogenase has protein sequence MSRRIKLAVIPGDGIGPEVIAEAVKVLDAVTAAEPVEFDKTPFSLGAARFLETGDVLTPDDLAAIAAHDAVLLGAVGGVPGDPRLANANIERGLLLTLRFSLDHYVNLRPTVLFPGVPSPLAAPGNVDFVVIREGTEGPYVGNGGTIRQGTPNEIANEVSVNTAFGVERVVRYAFGVAAGRPRQKLTLVHKTNVLVFAGSLWQRTVNALAAEFPEVTVDYLHVDAATIFLVSNPSRFDVIVTDNLFGDILTDLAAAISGGIGLAASGNINPEGRFPSMFEPVHGSAPDIAGKQLADPTAAILSVAIMLDHFGLTDAAARVNAAVTADLVARTEATAPGSRSTASVGDAIVALLTHEGLA, from the coding sequence ATGTCTCGCAGAATCAAGCTCGCCGTTATTCCCGGAGACGGAATTGGCCCGGAGGTCATCGCCGAAGCCGTCAAGGTTCTCGATGCCGTCACGGCCGCAGAACCCGTGGAATTCGACAAGACGCCGTTCTCGCTCGGCGCCGCACGGTTCCTGGAGACCGGGGATGTGCTCACGCCCGATGACCTCGCCGCCATCGCAGCGCACGACGCCGTTCTGCTCGGAGCCGTCGGCGGAGTGCCGGGAGACCCCCGGCTCGCCAACGCCAACATCGAGCGCGGCCTGCTGCTGACACTGCGTTTCTCGCTGGACCACTACGTGAACCTGCGCCCGACGGTTCTCTTCCCCGGGGTGCCGAGCCCGCTCGCCGCGCCCGGCAACGTGGACTTCGTCGTCATTCGCGAGGGAACCGAGGGCCCCTATGTGGGCAACGGCGGCACCATCCGCCAGGGTACCCCGAACGAGATCGCCAATGAGGTGTCGGTCAACACTGCCTTCGGTGTGGAGCGTGTCGTGCGTTACGCCTTCGGTGTCGCGGCGGGTCGCCCGCGCCAGAAGCTCACCCTCGTGCACAAGACGAACGTGCTTGTCTTCGCCGGCAGCCTGTGGCAGCGCACCGTCAACGCGCTCGCCGCCGAATTCCCCGAGGTCACGGTGGACTACCTGCACGTCGACGCGGCCACGATTTTTCTGGTCTCAAACCCGAGTAGATTTGATGTCATCGTCACCGACAACCTGTTCGGCGACATCCTCACCGACCTTGCAGCCGCCATCAGCGGTGGCATCGGTCTCGCCGCCTCCGGAAACATCAATCCGGAAGGTCGCTTTCCGAGCATGTTCGAACCGGTACACGGATCGGCACCGGATATTGCGGGCAAGCAGCTCGCCGACCCGACCGCGGCCATCCTCTCGGTCGCGATCATGCTCGATCACTTTGGTCTCACGGATGCCGCGGCCAGGGTGAACGCGGCCGTCACGGCCGATC